The following proteins are co-located in the Malus sylvestris chromosome 13, drMalSylv7.2, whole genome shotgun sequence genome:
- the LOC126595658 gene encoding protein DETOXIFICATION 55-like has product MVEAAEQSQKYPTMAEVVEELHRMTHIGFPIAAMSLAGYLKNMVLVVCMGRLGSLELAGGALAIGFTNITGYSVLSGLAMGMEPLCSQAFGSQNFSIAFHTLQRTILLLLLTSLLIALLWSNLEPLLLLLHQNQDITRIASLYCQFAIPDLVTNSFLHPIRIFLRSQSTTWPLMWSTLLAIILHIPLTIFLTFTLTLGVKGIAISTSLTNFITLFFLVGYMVYDHIMKKSFYCLVTDRCEPTTKYDTSQTLYQPLLPKKVVPLSLRKVLGDDEWRMLIRLALQSCLGVCLEWWWYEFMTILAGYLHKPHIALATSAIVIQTTSLMYTLPTTLSASVSTRVGNELGAGQPKKARLAAVVAVGMALVSPLLGLLLTTLGREAWGRIFTDDNEVLELTMGVLPIVGLCEIANCPQTTSCGILRGSARPGIGAWINFYSFYMVGAPVAIVLTFVWRLGFKGLCYGLLAAQVTCVVSILTVVHKTDWEKEWLKTKEFVGKNNDGMAAFAHADETVQCEEGVAN; this is encoded by the exons ATGGTTGAAGCAGCAGAGCAATCCCAAAAGTACCCGACAATGGCAGAG GTGGTGGAAGAACTTCACAGAATGACACATATTGGCTTCCCAATTGCGGCCATGAGTTTAGCGGGTTACCTCAAAAACATGGTCCTAGTTGTGTGCATGGGAAGGCTTGGAAGTCTTGAGCTAGCAGGCGGGGCTTTAGCCATTGGCTTCACCAACATCACTGGCTACTCAGTCCTCTCTGGCTTGGCCATGGGCATGGAGCCTCTATGCAGCCAAGCTTTTGGTTCACAAAACTTCTCCATAGCTTTCCATACTTTACAAAGAACTATTCTCTTATTGCTTCTCACTTCTCTTCTAATTGCTTTGCTTTGGTCCAATCTTGAACCTCTATTGCTCCTTCTCCATCAAAACCAAGATATAACAAGGATTGCAAGCTTGTATTGCCAATTTGCCATCCCCGATCTTGTTACCAATAGCTTTCTTCACCCCATACGTATTTTTTTACGTAGTCAAAGCACAACATGGCCATTGATGTGGTCCACTTTACTAGCAATCATTCTACACATTCCTCTCACAATCTTCTTAACCTTCACTCTTACCCTTGGGGTCAAAGGAATAGCAATTTCCACTTCTCTTACCAATTTCATAACTCTATTTTTTCTTGTGGGTTACATGGTCTATGACCATATCATGAAAAAGTCTTTTTATTGTTTGGTTACGGACCGGTGTGAACCCACTACTAAGTATGATACATCGCAAACATTGTACCAACCCTTATTACCTAAAAAAGTAGTACCACTTTCGTTGAGGAAAGTGCTAGGAGATGACGAATGGAGGATGCTAATTCGACTTGCTTTGCAAAGTTGCCTAGGAGTTTGCTTAGAATGGTGGTGGTACGAGTTCATGACAATTCTAGCCGGTTACCTTCACAAACCTCACATTGCCCTAGCCACATCAGCCATAGTGATACAAACCACTTCTCTCATGTACACATTGCCAACGACACTAAGTGCATCAGTGTCTACACGAGTAGGCAACGAGCTAGGGGCAGGCCAACCCAAAAAGGCACGTTTGGCGGCGGTGGTGGCGGTGGGGATGGCACTAGTGAGCCCATTGTTGGGCTTGTTATTGACCACTCTGGGGAGAGAAGCATGGGGCAGAATTTTCACAGATGATAATGAGGTTTTGGAGCTAACAATGGGTGTGCTACCAATTGTTGGACTATGTGAGATCGCAAATTGTCCACAAACTACAAGTTGTgggattttgagaggaagtgcTAGGCCAGGCATTGGGGCATGGATTAACTTTTATTCATTTTACATGGTAGGTGCGCCTGTTGCAATAGTCTTGACGTTTGTTTGGAGATTAGGGTTCAAAGGGCTTTGTTATGGGCTTCTAGCAGCTCAAGTTACTTGTGTGGTGTCTATATTAACAGTGGTCCATAAGACAGATTGGGAGAAAGAATGGCTTAAGACGAAAGAGTTTGTAGGAAAGAATAATGATGGAATGGCTGCATTTGCACATGCAGATGAAACAGTCCAATGTGAAGAGGGTGTTGCAAATTAG